The following DNA comes from Malania oleifera isolate guangnan ecotype guangnan chromosome 12, ASM2987363v1, whole genome shotgun sequence.
taattttgaaaatgttaACTAGTgctcattttcaaattttaattcccatatatttcttgttttaatttgtatttttaaaatttttcatgtCTATAATTTTTCACAATAGCACCAAGTAATCTCCTATAAAACAAGATCATTAAAGAGTTTTTCCTCAGACATAATGATGACTAAAGTAACAAATATTGGTGTATGAAAAAGAGTGAGATTAGTGTTGACTAATGAATGAATATGATAACTCATTTTTTTTTGTAAGAGCAAGGGATAGACTAATCGATCTATCAATTTATCTTCATCAGTAATTATGTTATAATCAACAAGTCCATGTTGTCTTGCATTTGATCTATTCTAACTTGCATATATTCACCTGACATGATATCTATAATGGTCTAACGCGCTCAACTAAACCTAACTATTCATGAGTTTGGCATAATTTGATCTTATGTCTTTTCTCATCATTGGTTAAACAACAAGAGAAAATTTAAAAACGAAAGACACATTTTCCTTAAACAGaagaatacaaaaaaataatatcaCGGGCCAATAGCGAATTAAGGTAAGACAAAGTAATTAGGCAACAATTAAGACTATGAGTAATGCATAGAGGTTAGCTAGACTGCTTTAACCTTTTCTTCTTGTAGGCAGCCATAGGTGTGGGGAAGAGCTAACAGTAAGTAGAAAAAGAATGAAGAGCTCCTATGGAGGCTACCCTAGGTGACTAGGTCCCCCACTCTGCCAAACAAAATAACAAATGGTACTTACTACTGTGCATGGATGTTGATTGGCTTCTAATCCGCCATCACGTACCATTGTTCCTCATATGCTACGTCACCCCACcctacatttatttatttatttatttttatgacaTTAGATAATCCAATGACttaaattatattcaaatttcttgtaatgtttttttttttaataatctgAGAACTCCAGTCAATATCGCGCGACTTTGAATactatggtgcgacaccaaaTTCGAAGATGAAAATCGTCCGTCCATTAACGGACTCATAGTAATTCACCGGTATAGTGTCTTAATGAATGTtaaaatttgatatatatattgttgatttacaacctaacagtttaaacttttaaataaagtggtaatctaacataatATCAAAACTCTGATTATCAGGAGATCTTAGGGAATTGAACCTGTGACCTTATGGttaccaaagtcacaagtcgccTTTACTActtgaattgacaattattaaaTTAGGTATCAATAGAACTTTATTGTacatatataatgataataatttttaataaattttagataTTAAGTTAATTTATTACTGaaataataaacatatttgtCTGTGTTTTTTTCCAAATACTaagatttaatatttattaaaaagtcatatttttcaAGACTCGAATCCCCATAcataactaaaaaaaattaaaccttgATTTAATTAAATGACATGAATTCTCATTATAATAATCATCAACAAAGCGACGCCCccatatattattattagctATCACCATCCAAagctaatctctctctctctctctctctctctctctctctctctctcttttaggTACAAGACCAATACCCTGAAGCTTACTTGAGCACTTGGGTATTGTCATTCGAAAAGTGAATGGGGCATGCATCCATGATTAGAATATGCTCTTTTAATGTATTatatacttttatttattataaaaaatcaatggaacaagtcataaataatattttagttTTCATAAAGAAAAACATTGTTCAAGGTAACACTAATCTTAGAAGTaggatatatttttcatttaattattttttatttttaattatgaaTTGTGAAAAACATGAAATGTGTTtaggtaaaaaattattaaagagTATTGCTCATGTtacattaaaatatattttaaatgaaaaattcaGCGTGTAACTTGTGCCTAGCCGTAACTTAAAGACTAGAATTATCTATGGAAACTAACTTTTGAAATTTAGACTTGAATATTATGTACAAGGACTGAAGTTTTATCTacaatttttttgtttaaattgcagaaaaaaaaaaacaaaactttaaTTGtgagtttatataaatttaaatgaaatattatataattaattttatgatattaaaagtaaaataaataaacacaaatGCTTATAATACAAGTGTACTTACTTTTAtaaacttattatttttaaaagataaaggagAGTTAAAAAGGCACCCATATaagttaaaaataatttttaattttaaaattaaattatttattaaagtACTTATAtgttcataatttttaaatattataatcataagataaattataaattaagaatactttcaaaaaaataattgaagCAAAAGAGTTGATTAAAATGAGACAAACTTTCCCTGATGAATAATAAAgatatactaataatattatatatatatatatatatatatattattagataggaacttcagccaccaacaagcctttCGGACCCTTGATGATGCACCAAACcaacggatcagcgtcctcccctaGGTTTCGCTGATCAGGATAAAGTTTGGAATGCGAACACGGCTTTCGCGCATCAGTTGAATGTTCGGTCAATTTGACTCTCGGGACAGATCTCTATTACCATCAACGGTCCTCGCTGACTCATAGAGAACTTTCACTATTCATCGTATGATCTACGAGTTTCGAATTTGATAATGTATagcttttaaaaataatattttaataaaatatttgggACCATAACttcaaatttatgaaaatatttaagGTTAATCACCTCAGTCAGCTATAAAATATGCATTAATTGTGTTTGAAAAAATGGCGTGTGGATAATGATTCAGACATTGAAATTTATCTTTATTTTCCTCCCTCccaaacaagaaaaaaagaaaactttttgTTTTCTCACTTGGATATTGAAGACAATAGAAAACAAAGCAGCTGAGGTCAATAAAGACGAGCCACCTAACCCGCCCGCATGCTAACGGAAAGGGCCCACGTGGGACCCACTCACATAAGTTCCTCCCCTCTTCATCGAATATTCTTCCAATCGCATCTCCCGAAGACGGTTACCGTTGGCCTCACGCCACGTGCTCACACGGATCTTATCCGCAGGACCAGATCCCGCCACCTAAAGTTTGTAATactacaattaaataataaaatttctaGAATTTAAATTAAGTTACAGCAAAAACACGTAACCGAATTCGTATTACCATAGGCTTATAaaattgaacattttttttgtttttaatttatttttttagaatgTCGAACTTGCCCTTATATTAGTTATTGATTAACgtctaatataatttttttaaaatactcttAATTAAATTGAAATAGCTTATATAactcttaattttatttttacaaattttcaattttttaaaattaagaaatgtaAATCTCGCACGTTCTcagtattaattaaataaattaaaaaatgtggGCTTATTATATGTGGGCCCGCaacgaaaaataaaaaatggttcaaaatgGAGGGCTTGGCTGGTCCAATAGGAAGAGAGAAACGACGTGGCCGGATAAGAACCACGCTTCTCTCGTGCTTATCCTTTGCGGCACGGACACGTGTCCATTTCCCAACTGCCATGGAAGGCTGCTTCCGAGGGTCCGGTTCACCGAGCGCCTCCGTTCGCGAGTCCGAGGTAAGGAACCCGTGATGGCCCCCACTCCCTCGAGTaggaaaatctcgctactctcCCAGTCCCCACTGTACCTATTGGATAGCATCGAGCAGGGAAGAATTGCGGCCTTGTGGGGCATTCTCTGCTGATGTCATCGCAGGCATGACATTGcaaattttatttatgttttatttttttttattacataggaatagCGAGCCACTGatgcaaatttatttttaagaaataataAAGTGGATTATTGATCATAAATACTctcaattaaaagaaattttttcttCTCGAAATGGAAATTAAAACTTGACTCGGACACGAGCGATCGTAATAAAATTATAACGCTCAAATTTTGTTCAATTGTAACTTCAATTCAATTAAACTTGATTTAAACAAATCAAAACTTGATTAGGCGTATGAGTAATACTGCGAAACTCAAACTCATTTTGTTAAGATATTTGAGTAATTTGAATTCGATTCGAACTTAAATAGAATTAAAGTTGTAGAAGTAAATCTAATTTATATAACTTCTGCAATTTGAATTAACTCATTCAATATATATTGGCTTTGTCAGTTTCAAATACATCCTAACACATTATAGAATCAGATTAAGTTAGTTAATTTGGTTGAATGAAATTGAAAGAAGAGAATCGTATTTTCCATTTGATTACTTTATTCTACAAACAAGCAAGAGGTAAACTCACAAGACGTTCCCAAATTATTATAAAAGAAAGCCAAGAGAGGCATTTTTACCTTATAATTCAACCGTACAAGTTTCTTACTCTTcgttaataaatttattaaaaaaaaaaacataatacttTAAATTTTCGTGTCATTCTAACATAAACACACAGTAATAATTTCAATAAAACAATCTCATTAACAAAAATTTCAAGGGGATGGGATCACTTAAACGACAGTCCACCATCATAAATACAAATTTTTCGATAGCATCAAAAGATCTGGAAAACAAATTTTGGTCCTTTCAAAGCTTTTGGTTTGAAAATCTATTATCCATTACTTCTTCAAAATTTGACGTCACCAACATGCCCTAATTAAACTTCTATCGCCATCCAAAGTCATACTTATCCACTCCCCCACTAAAATAATGAGAAGCCCCATCGGTGTAACTCTACGCGTGTATAACCGCGAGTGAGCCAATCAGATCACGCGTGAGGCACGCTGGTCAAAGAAACAGCCAATCAAGAACATGGGAATCCCACAAAACGACAAAACCCTTCACCAATAAAACGGCGCAGCCTCTCCTTTCCAACATTTCAAACACCCTCCCTTCGCTTGATCTCTTCCTTTCTTCCTTTCTCCCTTTCCCCTTCCCAGGAATTAGCTTTTTCCTTGATTTGTTTTTCTTCTGGGAATTCCTTGGGAATCACACAATGGAAGGGAAAAGGAGCTCTGAACTCCCCCCCGGATTTAGATTCCACCCCACTGATGAGGAATTGATCATGTACTATCTCCGCAACCAAGCAACGTCCAGGCCGTGCCCTGTTTCCATTATCCCTGAAGTGGATATCTACAAGTTTGATCCATGGGAATTGCCTGGTTCGTTTTCCAAAGACAAATTAGTTTTGATCAATCATTGTCCGTTTCTGTTGTCACCCATTTGCTTATGTACTTTGTTGTTTTATGGATTGTAGAGAAGGCAGAGTTTGGAGAAAATGAATGGTACTTCTTCACTCCCCGTGATCGGAAGTACCCGAACGGGGCGCGACCCAATCGGGCTACCGTTTCGGGATACTGGAAGGCTACGGGGACTGATAAGGCTATCCATAGCGGGTCTAAGTATGTTGGGGTTAAGAAAGCTCTTGTTTTTTACAAGGGGAGGCCGCCGAAGGGGGTTAAGACCGATTGGATCATGCACGAGTATCGACTAAGTGACTCGAGGGCTCGACCCAACAAGCAAAATGGGTCTATGAGGGTAAGCACTAAGCCCTTGTGAGTTGTAACCCGAAGGGGAAATGGGTTTTTGGTTCCCCTTGTTTTTAATAATGAGAGATTGACAAACAATGGGTTGTGTATATGTGTTTTTGGTTTCAGCTGGATGACTGGGTCCTTTGTAGGATCTACAAGAAGAAGCACACAGGGAAAACCATGGAGCACAAGGAGGAAGATTCAAATGCCCAAATGGCTATGGTGAATGCCCATGACATCAGTGAGCAGCAAGTGTTGAAATTTCCAAGGACTTGTTCACTTGCTCATCTGTTGGAAATGGAGAACTTGGCACCCATTTCTCAGTTCTTAACTGATAACTCGTATAATATCTCAACCTATGATTACCAAAACATGATGGGCAATGGTGAGATTGAGCACAGAGAGGTTGAGAAACTGCAGTTTTGTGAAATCCCAAACCAATACACAGATGCAACAAAGTTCCAAGTGAATCAGACTAGTTTCCTAAACCAGGCAATATTTGTGAACCCAGTGTACCAATTTCAGTGATCTGGTTTTGCCCTACAAGAAGCTGGGAACAGGACTGGTTAAACATGATTATTGTGGACATTATTGGCACCAAGTTGTATAAAATTGTTACCTAGGAAACATATATTGCAGAAAACTTGTGAAATAATATGGACGATCTCTCTTTTTACACACCTAAATGACCCATACAGAGGCTTTAATGGAGAAATCTGATTTGTTGTCCTCAAGAAAGCCCATGGTAATGGACACAACTTGATATGTTTATCAAATCATACTTTGAAAGGCTCCCTTTGGTGTGTTTGGGAACAGGACTCTGCACTTTGGATTCGAAATTATGTGGATTTAAGGAAAATGTTAAACAactttatattgaattttgtcTTTAAGTTTTACTAATTCCAAATGCAAGAGTTCAATTAAATTTGTATTACCAAACACAGCCTTCAAAAAAATCTTGTTTGACAACTATGTTGTGAATTATGAGGTGAAAATTGGGAACAAATCCTTTACTATTAGGGCATAAGCATAAGTACTATGGGGTTTCGTTTAATCAATGGCTTAGCATTAAAAGTAAACAACAGTTTTATTAGAGTCTATTGAGATAGCACTAATGTTCACTGGTTTAATTTAATCTAATTCAATTTTTTGTTATCATTCTATCCAGGGTAGGCTAAGAAATTTATAACTGGTCAAAAACAGACTACTACAAAGTGTAAGAGAATTGTCAAAAGACATTGTGGAGAATTTGAGTTAATCAAAAGATGCCACAAGAAGTCTGGTGGTAGCTGAAATCCCATTTGGATTGACACTGACATTTCAGGCTTCAATCAGTAATTTACCTAATTTATCGCTGCAAACGTACCATGAAGTTTGAATCAGATTTTTGTTAGTCTCAGCGGCCTCTTGATTTTTTGAGTTGGTCATACTTAACTGTACAGATATTAAAATGTCAACATCTTGGATAGTCTAATTTTATAGTCTGATAAATAAGAATTATTCTTATATAAACTTTATCCCGACCCATGTCATGATATTTGCATACGTGTAGAGAAAATACTAGAAGCCTTCTTTGATTTTATTGGCATATCACTCACCTCCAAGTTTAAACATATTTATATCAGAAAATTAGAATTAGGTCAAGGACACCATGAACGTGAATCCATTTTTAATCCACAACATGCAAAGATTGTTGGAAAGGTATGGCTATTTCATTGGCTTCAACACTTACATCTCAACTGCATTTTCTCTACCAAGCTCTTTATAAGAAAACTCTGTCAACACATTACATTCCATTGATACTAATCTGAAATGGAAGAAGGGAGGAACCTTTCATCCATTTCTCCTTCCCAAGGTGGATACAACATGAGAATGCTACTCGTGGTTTGCATGGTGCTGTCATGGATGTTTGTCCACAGATGGAGCCAGAGGAACAGTAAAAGCCCAAGAACTTGGCCACTTGTAGGGGCAGCTATTGAACAGCTGCTGAATTATGACAGAATGCACGACTGGCTTGTCGAATACTTGTCCAAGTCAAAAACTGTCATCGTCCCAATGCCATTCACAACTTACACATACATTGCAGATCCTGCTAATGTAGAACATGTCCTCAAAACCAACTTTGCCAATTACCCAAAGGTGAAAAATCTCATTCTGACTTCAGAAAATCCCTTCCATGTCATCAAATTGGAAATTTTTAGAGCATAGAGGTAGGTTTTGCTAATTTCAAAAGTGGCTGCAACAGCATCCTGCTTGAGAAATCTCAGGAAATTTTTATTGCTTTGTTTTGCTGTTATTATGCAACTTGCAACTAGATAGAATTATACGTGACTTAGATTCTGTATGGTCTTTTCATCTTCTCATTCTTTCCCtgtatttgataaaaaaaaaaatgtactggCTGAAGGGTGCAGTGTATCACTCATACATGGAGGTGCTGCTTGGAGATGGAATTTTTAATGTAGATGGAGAGCTCTGGAGGAAGCAAAGAAAGACAGCAAGTTTTGAGTTTGCATCCAAGAACTTGAGGGATTTCAGCACTGTGGTTTTCAGAGAATATGGCCTGAAGCTCTCTGCTATTATAAGTCAAGCATCTTTCAACAACCAAGAAGTAGACATGCAGGTTATTTGCTAATCTCTGCCTCTACACATTTTTTGCATGTCTTATGGCTGAAGGGAGCTTGAactttctctgtttttttttcccttcctcttcttctttttgaagGAACTGCTGATGAGGATGACTTTGGACTCCATATGCAAGGTTGGGTTTGGTGTGGAGATAGGAACTTTGTCCCCAAATCTACCTGAAAATAGATTTGCACGAGCTTTTGACACTGCAAATATCATTGTTACTCTTAGATTCATCGACCctctttggaaaattaaaaacATTCTTAATATTGGCTCTGAAGCTCTACTTGACCAGAGCATTAAAATCATTGATGATTTTACATACTCTGTTATTCAAACAAGGAAGGTTGAGATAGAAGAAGCCCGAGAAAATCATAAACATGATAAGGTAACACAATGGGAGACTTCAATAATTGGTCTTCTAATGGCAATGTTTTCTTGAATATATGAAAGAAAAGAATAAACCCATCATTGATATAACTCAATTCATGATGAAAATGATCAGATAAAACACGATATATTATCGAGATTCATCGAGTTAGGTGAAAACACAGGGAGCAACTCAACTGACAAAAGCCTCAGAGACGTGGTATTGAACTTTGTGATTGCTGGCCGTGACACAACAGCAACAACTCTGTCATGGGCCATATACATGATAATGAGCCACGCTCATGTAGCTGACAAGCTTTACTCAGAGCTCAAAACTTTTGAAGAGGATCGAGAAAAAGAGGAGAACATCTCGCTGCTTCAGAATGATGCAGAGGAACCTGAATCATTTGATCGAAGAATTGAACAATTTGCTGGACTATTGACTTATGATTCAATGGCAAGATTACACTACCTGTATGCAGTGATCACAGAAACACTTCGTTTGTACCCAGCTGTTCCTCAGGTAAACATTTCTAATGGAACTGGTGGATGTGAAAAGCACCATTAAAGATAACCAGTCCCTCCCTCCATAAagagtctttcaccaatataTGCTTTAATGAAGAGAGTGTATGTTTTCAGGATCCTAAGGGTATCCTGGAAGATGACATATTGCCAGATGGAACCAAGGTAAAAGCAGGAGGCATGGTGACTTATGTACCCTACTCGATGGGAAGAATGGAGTACAACTGGGGTCCTGATGCAGCTTTGTTCAAGCCTGAGAGATGGCTCAAAGATGGTTTCTTCCAAAATGCATCTCCATTCAAGTTCACTGCATTCCAGGTATGATTATGTAATCAAGAGTCCTAACCAAGGTTCAAATTTCAGATAAGACAGGCCAGGTAACTTCATCAAAGTACAACACCTAAACTTGAGTTTCttgttttttctttaaaattgatCCTTTTTCTAATTTATGATGCTTAAAACAATTATATTACATTATTTGGTGCAAAAAGTGGATCATGATTCCTCTTCATGCTGATCTGCAGGCAGGGCCAAGGATATGTCTCGGGAAGGACTCAGCATATCTTCAAATGAAGATGGCCTTGGCCATTTTGTGTAGGTTTTACAAGTTCAGTTTGGTGCCAGGGCATACAGTGAAGTACAGGATGATGACAATTCTATCAATGGCACATGGATTAAAGCTTACAATCAGCAGACGCTCTTAAAATGCCACTCCCCTGCCATAATGAAAGCTTGCAAGCTTTGCAATTCAGTATGCATGTATTATCAATTTAGACAATGTAGCAATCTCTACTCATAAAAATGACCTAATCACTCAGGTGACATGCTTTTTTTTTCATCTTTGGTGAAAATGAACGTCCAATAATTAGATTCTGTTTACGATTGATTTTCAAGACAACCAAAAATCAAACACAAGCAAGAGTAATGGACTGCGGTGGAATACTTTATGCCCTGTCCAAAtcccaaaaagaaaaagtaaagagcTTTATGCTCTATGAAATTCCTGACAAGAACTAGCTCTTTCAACCTAGACTGCAAGGGCTTTAGAACCCACACCTTCAAGAGAAAATCATAGCGTTCCTGCTAAGAAAGAGAtgtgaagcaaaaaaaaaaaacagggaaaaaaaagaaagaaaaggagcTATGTAGAAAAGACACTCCAGTTGTAGGCAACTGTTGAGTCAGTGAGAGAGGTATCAATGCTTCAAGTTTCCAAAAGCCTTCCAATTGCAATCTCTAGGATTACAAAGCTCAAAACACTGATTTCATGGAAAAACATAGGTCAAACTTTTCAATGAGCAGTGAGATGACCATATGCTCACTTCTTGATATCAGAATACTTCCTAATTATATAGAATGGAATAGTATATGACAGTTGAAAACTTAGCTTCCCCTAGACCCAAAAACCTTTTATGTCCATTGTGCAAAATATGATATATTTTACAGAACTTGAAAATGAAAGCCTTCACTTTGTAATATATACGATCCAGAACCAAGTTCAATAAGAAGTAAAGATCGCTTTAGACATCctggaaaaagaaaaggagaagaaaaaatAAAGCATGCTTTTAGAGAGGGTAATTACCCTTTTAAAGCACATCTAGGGTGGTGGGAAAAGGAAGAACAATGCATCAAATAACAGCAATCAGAAGGCTTGAGTTCATTCATTTCTTGTCTGCCAGCACTGCAAATTACAGACTATTTCATGAGTTGACTGCATAACGATTTTAAGTTTGTGCACGGCACaattgttttattttatacaaTATATTTACAGAAGCTGTGCTGAACAGTCATAGATTACACACAAGCAGCACTGCAGCAgcataaactaagaaattaattTCTGCTTCTTATCTTTCCATTCTTGAATTTCAGCTTCTATCCTTGCTTCAACTCTTGCACGGAACCCTGGATACGGCTCATAACTGCAGAAGGCTTGAAGAGCCTGAAACAACCAACATCGAAACAGACATAGTTCTTAAATTGAAGAAACTGTCATGAAAAAGCATGCAGCTTATACAATAATTACCTCCAGCAGTACAAAGAAGGGAGCCATTAGTAAGGCTTGAATAAGGTTGTCCAAAAGAGCTGGAGCTCGTTTCTGTCGAATATCAATTGATTTTTTAATAAGAAATTTATGATATAAAATACTAATTGAAtttcaggaatatgaaaatgaacaaaaaaaaaagatgatcAAGTTACAGATTACACAAGTTACCTCAAAGACCCCATGGCCAATAAACTGCGCTGTCCAACATATCAGCTGAGCCACCAGAACAACCTGAAAATAAGTTAGATTAGTTAAATacttaaaatttaaatgaaactAGTCTGATTTACATAATCAAAGGGGGGAAAAAGTAAGTGGTAGATTTTCTGAACAATAACTAAGATCTGACTTAACTAGAAACAAATGAAGGTGTGTGCTATTGCACTCACACAGCAAATTGGTCGCATATGTATCAGACCAAACTTCTCTAGGTTGGCATTCACTTCTCAGTACGATTATCTCACTGACAACATGCCGAGATGCATTTCATGACATCCGCATTAAATAGGAGTCACTGACTATCAATCAGCCAAAATTGTGAATAAATGGCTGTCCTGACAATTTCATGTAGGAGGAATGCTAGAATAATTGCTCCATTCAGTTTTTTACGACAGGGCCACTTGACATTTCTTTCAAAAGTAAAAATTGAATATGAGTGAATCTCTGAAGTTTCAAGTTTTCAATCCCCATTCAGATTTCTTTTCTATatctactttttatttatttttcagataagaaataaaaatgagaatcaATTTGAATTGATTACCACATATTATGCTTCAAGAAAATTTTCACTGTAACAAAGTTTACAGCTTTCCGTAAAATGGAAGAATATTTTTTGTTCTAGGTTGCTTTCTAAGAGAACAATTGAACTTCTATTCTGAAAACATCACATTCAGCTAATAGCACGCCACTATAAAAAAGACGAAGCCTCAATCAACAGCTGCAATGCAATCCTTTTCCTGGTCTTTTGACTGCCAGAACAAATGcatctcagagagagagagagagagagagagagtgagtaatCAGATAATGTCTGCCTATTTAATTGGATGGGTTTTTGTTCATCTTTCACTGTTTCACATTTGCTCCCCCAAGTCAAATGGAAACCACAGGGACACTTCAGAGTAAATGCATCAGCTGGAGTACATGCAGATTGAGAAATCCACATCTTGATGAAAGTTTTAGTAGCTAT
Coding sequences within:
- the LOC131144912 gene encoding NAC domain-containing protein 2 → MEGKRSSELPPGFRFHPTDEELIMYYLRNQATSRPCPVSIIPEVDIYKFDPWELPEKAEFGENEWYFFTPRDRKYPNGARPNRATVSGYWKATGTDKAIHSGSKYVGVKKALVFYKGRPPKGVKTDWIMHEYRLSDSRARPNKQNGSMRLDDWVLCRIYKKKHTGKTMEHKEEDSNAQMAMVNAHDISEQQVLKFPRTCSLAHLLEMENLAPISQFLTDNSYNISTYDYQNMMGNGEIEHREVEKLQFCEIPNQYTDATKFQVNQTSFLNQAIFVNPVYQFQ
- the LOC131144911 gene encoding cytochrome P450 704B1-like; translated protein: MRMLLVVCMVLSWMFVHRWSQRNSKSPRTWPLVGAAIEQLLNYDRMHDWLVEYLSKSKTVIVPMPFTTYTYIADPANVEHVLKTNFANYPKGAVYHSYMEVLLGDGIFNVDGELWRKQRKTASFEFASKNLRDFSTVVFREYGLKLSAIISQASFNNQEVDMQELLMRMTLDSICKVGFGVEIGTLSPNLPENRFARAFDTANIIVTLRFIDPLWKIKNILNIGSEALLDQSIKIIDDFTYSVIQTRKVEIEEARENHKHDKIKHDILSRFIELGENTGSNSTDKSLRDVVLNFVIAGRDTTATTLSWAIYMIMSHAHVADKLYSELKTFEEDREKEENISLLQNDAEEPESFDRRIEQFAGLLTYDSMARLHYLYAVITETLRLYPAVPQDPKGILEDDILPDGTKVKAGGMVTYVPYSMGRMEYNWGPDAALFKPERWLKDGFFQNASPFKFTAFQAGPRICLGKDSAYLQMKMALAILCRFYKFSLVPGHTVKYRMMTILSMAHGLKLTISRRS